One genomic segment of Microbacterium maritypicum includes these proteins:
- a CDS encoding sugar transferase codes for MTSVEDALSIARTGFVPVAAPRATKSVTRTVVTPRPSATLERRRQWERRYRMRLRTTDAAVILFAMGLTAAVELATGVSVPEVLRDGIPLAALWYLMLSALHTRDAALFRASATEYRGVAHATGLAFGIIAIVAVLLAWKSMQLTLLLGLPVGVLTLLVTRWLWRHWLQKQRAQGRFASRTLVVGNRDDVEYVVRTLHPIGASGYQVVGATLLDGNARDIVIDDTRFPVLGNVNSVSSVAAEVGADTIIVASRPEGEPEFVKQLSWQLEGTAAELVLSSRLTDVAGPRISFAPVEGLPLIQVQIPTYEGGQHLLKRALDVAVATLALIPIGLLAPVLALLIKMDSPGPVFFFQERVGRDGRRFKMVKFRSMKTDAEKQLAMLKEQNEGAGLLFKMKDDPRVTRVGKVLRKLSLDELPQFWNVLIGDMSVVGPRPPLPSEVTAYDGTVFRRLYIKPGITGLWQVSGRSDLSWDESVRLDLRYVENWSVMNDLQIMWRTAKVMVQPSGAY; via the coding sequence ATGACTTCGGTCGAGGATGCCCTGAGCATCGCTCGTACCGGCTTCGTGCCGGTCGCAGCTCCGCGAGCCACCAAGTCGGTGACGCGCACGGTGGTCACACCGCGCCCTTCGGCGACTCTGGAACGGCGCCGTCAGTGGGAGCGTCGCTATCGGATGCGGCTGCGGACGACGGATGCGGCTGTCATCCTGTTCGCGATGGGTCTGACGGCAGCGGTCGAGCTGGCCACCGGCGTCTCCGTGCCCGAGGTCCTGCGCGACGGCATCCCGCTCGCCGCGCTGTGGTACCTCATGCTCAGCGCGCTGCACACGCGGGACGCCGCGTTGTTCCGCGCCAGCGCCACCGAGTACCGCGGCGTCGCGCATGCCACCGGACTCGCCTTCGGGATCATCGCCATCGTGGCGGTCCTGCTCGCATGGAAGTCGATGCAACTGACGCTGCTGCTGGGGCTGCCCGTCGGTGTGCTGACGCTTCTGGTGACCAGGTGGCTGTGGCGCCACTGGCTGCAGAAGCAGCGTGCTCAGGGGAGGTTCGCCTCCCGCACCCTCGTCGTCGGCAACAGGGACGACGTGGAGTACGTGGTGCGGACGCTGCACCCGATCGGCGCGTCCGGGTACCAGGTGGTGGGCGCGACGCTGCTCGATGGCAATGCGCGCGACATCGTGATCGACGACACGAGGTTCCCGGTTCTGGGGAACGTGAACTCCGTGTCGTCGGTCGCCGCCGAGGTCGGCGCCGACACGATCATCGTGGCGAGCCGCCCCGAAGGCGAGCCGGAGTTCGTCAAGCAGCTGAGCTGGCAGCTCGAAGGGACCGCTGCCGAGCTCGTGCTCTCCAGCCGGCTCACCGACGTCGCGGGTCCGCGCATCTCCTTCGCGCCCGTCGAGGGCCTGCCGCTGATCCAGGTGCAGATCCCGACCTACGAAGGCGGACAGCACCTGCTGAAGCGGGCGCTGGACGTCGCCGTCGCCACGCTCGCGCTGATCCCGATCGGCCTGCTGGCGCCTGTCCTCGCGCTGCTCATCAAGATGGACTCGCCCGGTCCCGTCTTCTTCTTCCAGGAGCGCGTCGGCCGTGACGGCCGCCGCTTCAAGATGGTCAAGTTCCGTTCGATGAAGACCGACGCCGAGAAGCAGCTCGCCATGCTCAAGGAGCAGAACGAGGGCGCAGGTCTCCTCTTCAAGATGAAGGACGACCCTCGCGTCACTCGTGTCGGCAAGGTGTTGCGCAAGCTCTCACTCGACGAGCTGCCGCAGTTCTGGAACGTGCTCATCGGCGACATGAGCGTGGTAGGTCCTCGACCGCCGCTCCCGAGCGAAGTCACCGCCTACGACGGCACCGTCTTCCGTCGCCTGTACATCAAGCCCGGGATCACCGGCCTGTGGCAGGTCTCCGGACGAAGCGATCTCTCCTGGGACGAGAGCGTGCGCCTCGACCTGCGATACGTCGAGAACTGGTCCGTGATGAACGACCTGCAGATCATGTGGCGTACCGCCAAAGTCATGGTGCAGCCCAGCGGGGCATACTGA
- a CDS encoding low temperature requirement protein A, with protein sequence MPVSGGYSVAVTVNTDTPRFQLRPMLPRDPSQPHRTASPLELFFDLVFVVAVSIASAQLHHALSEGHFLHGITSYAMLFFAIWWAWMNFTWFATSFDTDDWLYRVTTFVQMGGVLVLAAGIPRAFNEGDFTLTVLGYVVMRVAMVAQWLRASRSAGPLRSATRRYALGIAAVQVLWILFLLIPAGPLQIVAFVLFVLAEISVPVFAEYRRQTPWHPHHITERYGLFTLIVLGESLLASANAIIDALDKVESLGPLIAISVLTLVVTASLWWIYFWPPHHRAITSFGRSLRYGYAHYFVFGAAAAFSAGIEVELDVLTGKSHLSSIAASLTVTIPIAIFLLAIWWIAIRENADRVVNTVVPSGAVLVLLDPVLPIPVTLTALVLVGIVVVLILRPPVASSRIDKA encoded by the coding sequence ATGCCCGTGAGTGGGGGCTATTCTGTCGCGGTGACCGTGAACACAGACACTCCGCGCTTCCAGCTTCGACCGATGCTGCCACGCGACCCTTCTCAGCCGCACCGCACCGCGAGCCCGCTCGAGCTCTTCTTCGATCTGGTCTTCGTCGTGGCCGTGAGCATCGCCTCCGCGCAGCTGCACCATGCGCTCAGCGAGGGGCACTTCCTGCACGGCATCACCTCCTACGCGATGCTGTTCTTCGCGATCTGGTGGGCCTGGATGAACTTCACCTGGTTCGCCACCTCGTTCGACACGGACGACTGGCTCTATCGGGTCACGACGTTCGTGCAGATGGGCGGGGTCCTCGTCTTGGCTGCGGGCATACCCAGGGCCTTCAACGAGGGCGACTTCACCCTCACCGTCCTCGGCTACGTCGTCATGCGCGTCGCGATGGTGGCGCAGTGGCTGCGGGCGTCGCGGTCGGCAGGCCCCCTGCGGTCGGCCACGCGTCGGTACGCTCTCGGCATCGCCGCAGTCCAGGTGCTGTGGATCCTGTTCCTGCTGATCCCGGCGGGCCCGCTGCAGATCGTCGCGTTCGTGCTCTTCGTGCTGGCCGAGATCAGCGTCCCGGTGTTCGCCGAGTACCGCAGACAGACTCCGTGGCATCCACACCACATCACCGAGCGCTACGGGCTGTTCACGCTCATCGTGCTCGGGGAGAGCCTGCTCGCCTCCGCCAACGCGATCATCGACGCCCTAGACAAGGTCGAGAGCCTCGGACCGCTGATCGCCATCTCGGTGCTCACCCTCGTCGTCACGGCGTCGCTGTGGTGGATCTACTTCTGGCCGCCGCACCACCGCGCCATCACGAGCTTCGGACGCTCGCTCCGGTACGGCTACGCGCACTACTTCGTGTTCGGGGCCGCCGCCGCCTTCTCCGCCGGGATCGAGGTGGAGCTCGACGTCCTGACCGGGAAGAGCCACCTGTCGAGCATCGCGGCATCGCTCACCGTCACGATCCCGATCGCGATCTTCCTCCTCGCCATCTGGTGGATCGCGATCCGTGAGAACGCCGACCGTGTCGTGAACACGGTGGTGCCCTCAGGCGCGGTGCTGGTGCTGCTCGATCCGGTCCTGCCGATCCCGGTCACGCTCACCGCCCTGGTGCTCGTCGGCATCGTGGTCGTGCTGATTCTCCGCCCCCCGGTCGCGTCCTCGCGCATAGACAAGGCATAG
- a CDS encoding intradiol ring-cleavage dioxygenase has product MSIPEPTQTPDGPAYEGRLLDRRDEEIVDQGAAFDIRTLVTRRGVLGLAGVGLGAVVLAACAPSTSAGSASPTPTTTSGASGGDAVSVGEIPDETAGPYPGDGSNGPDVLEDSGIVRQDIRSSIDGGATAEGVPLTFALQVIDLASGGVPFAGVAVYAWHCTAQGEYSMYSSGLEDVTYLRGVQVADADGRVSFTSVFPGCYSGRWPHIHFEVYPDVGSITDSSAAIATSQLALPEAACADVYAEAAYDGSARNLSQITLASDNVFGDDSGVLQVAAVTGSVQGGYSATLAVGVDTATTPAAGGGQGGSGGGGRPPSS; this is encoded by the coding sequence ATGAGTATTCCGGAACCCACCCAGACCCCCGATGGTCCCGCGTACGAGGGGCGCCTGCTCGATCGTCGCGATGAGGAGATCGTCGATCAGGGGGCCGCCTTCGACATCCGCACGCTGGTGACGAGGCGCGGTGTGCTCGGGCTCGCGGGTGTGGGCCTCGGCGCCGTCGTGCTCGCGGCCTGCGCGCCGTCGACATCGGCCGGGTCGGCGAGCCCGACGCCGACGACGACCTCGGGGGCCTCAGGAGGCGATGCCGTGAGCGTCGGCGAGATCCCCGACGAGACGGCCGGGCCCTACCCGGGAGACGGATCGAACGGTCCCGATGTGCTCGAGGACTCGGGGATCGTTCGACAGGACATCCGCTCGTCGATCGACGGCGGTGCGACCGCCGAAGGTGTTCCGCTCACGTTCGCGTTGCAGGTGATCGATCTCGCGAGTGGGGGAGTCCCCTTCGCGGGCGTCGCGGTGTACGCGTGGCACTGCACGGCGCAGGGCGAGTACTCGATGTACTCCTCCGGGCTGGAGGATGTCACCTACCTGCGCGGTGTGCAGGTCGCCGATGCCGATGGCAGAGTGTCGTTCACCTCGGTGTTCCCCGGGTGCTACTCGGGGCGCTGGCCGCACATCCACTTCGAGGTGTACCCGGATGTGGGCTCGATCACCGACTCGAGCGCGGCCATCGCGACGTCGCAACTGGCCCTTCCCGAGGCGGCGTGCGCGGACGTCTACGCAGAGGCTGCGTATGACGGCTCCGCGAGGAATCTCTCGCAGATCACGCTCGCGAGCGACAACGTCTTCGGTGACGACTCCGGTGTCCTGCAGGTGGCCGCCGTCACCGGAAGCGTGCAGGGCGGGTACTCGGCCACGCTCGCGGTCGGCGTCGACACGGCGACCACCCCGGCTGCGGGCGGGGGCCAGGGCGGGTCGGGCGGCGGGGGGCGGCCGCCGTCGAGCTGA